Proteins from a genomic interval of Musa acuminata AAA Group cultivar baxijiao chromosome BXJ1-9, Cavendish_Baxijiao_AAA, whole genome shotgun sequence:
- the LOC135592733 gene encoding two-component response regulator-like APRR9 isoform X2 produces the protein MEVGVRSDRDEGAPTATADARDSGGGSRDADDAVRTGESVAVGAGPRSELQVVRWERFLPRRSLRILVVEHDDSTRHIVMVLLRKCSYNVVAVADGLKAWEVLKEKRYNFDLVLTEVDIPSLSGIGLLSKIMAAEQCKNIPVIMMSSRDSISVVHKCMLNGAVDFLVKPVRKNELRNLWQHVWRRRWSSRSTAASDNIAAINHVSVNSGNGSKTGENSDRGDAQISGSKPEMENKIVQKNMPKAEDPGNGTEVITNQSKNYDDHETRDEASEPKAQVNQSIQEAFSLGHKEDKFFLYNTSTSREEELAFLRLKNREDIEPKPYCQPDATTDILQNVINFIEPRGSRRCMSAALGKVSFRDDVLCETPTSSHGKSTYEFGSSQLHELSLRRPQINGCVSLEFKEKHVLNHSNASAFSRYGDKKMHHSSQKPVSSLFIHTRESIDKPQPHVSTNSSFNEKDGTIFPSHPVRENASVGHSSDGANSFFRHPQSGILSVPVSVGEIPYQSMCAGYHTILQPMFYPESSQPQNLSASEDPGATSCTPLKKSNQSASSNQDIYKVCGKNDCDKTTEAAANAVNSLENWNDIFIQNSGREGLDCDRARREAALIKFRLKRKDRCFEKKVRYHSRKTLAEQRLRIKGQFVRKKATNSATVTESED, from the exons ATGGAGGTGGGGGTGAGGAGTGATCGGGACGAGGGGGCGCCAACGGCTACGGCGGATGCGAGGGACAGCGGGGGAGGATCGCGCGACGCTGACGATGCGGTGCGGACAGGGGAGAGCGTCGCGGTCGGTGCCGGCCCGAGATCCGAACTGCAGGTGGTTCGGTGGGAGAGGTTCCTCCCCCGGAGATCACTCCGCATCCTCGTCGTTGAGCACGACGACTCCACCCGGCACATCGTCATGGTGCTGCTCCGGAAATGCAGCTACAACG TCGTGGCGGTCGCGGACGGGCTCAAGGCGTGGGAAGTCTTGAAGGAGAAGCGCTACAACTTCGACCTCGTGCTCACGGAGGTGGACATACCTTCGCTTTCCGGGATTGGGTTGCTCTCCAAAATTATGGCTGCCGAGCAGTGCAAAAACATTCCTGTGATCA TGATGTCCTCCCGAGATTCTATCAGTGTTGTGCACAAATGCATGCTAAATGGTGCTGTAGATTTTCTTGTGAAACCAGTAAGGAAGAATGAGTTGCGGAACTTATGGCAGCATGTTTGGAGGAGGCGTTGG TCAAGTAGGAGCACAGCTGCCTCGGACAACATTGCTGCTATCAATCATGTGAGTGTGAATTCTGGGAATGGATCCAAGACTGGGGAAAACAGTGATAGGGGTGATGCTCAG ATTTCCGGTAGTAAGCCAGAGATGGAAAACAAAATTGTCCAGAAGAACATGCCAAAAGCAGAGGATCCTGGTAATGGCACCGAAGTTATCACAAATCAATCAAAGAATTATGATGATCATGAAACCAGAG ATGAAGCTTCTGAACCGAAGGCCCAGGTCAATCAGTCAATTCAAGAGGCTTTTTCGTTGGGGCATAAAGAggataaattttttttgtataatacaTCCACGTCTAGGGAGGAAGAACTGGCATTTCTGAGACTCAAAAACCGTGAGGACATTGAACCAAAGCCATACTGTCAACCTGATGCTACAACAGATATTTTGCAGAATGTCATAAACTTCATTGAACCAAGAGGTAGCCGAAGATGTATGTCTGCAGCCTTGGGAAAGGTTTCATTTAGGGATGATGTCCTGTGTGAAACCCCAACATCTTCTCATGGAAAGAGTACATATGAATTTGGTTCCTCCCAGCTACATGAGCTTTCTTTGAGAAGACCACAAATTAATGGCTGTGTAAGTCTGGAGTTCAAGGAAAAGCATGTCCTGAACCATTCTAATGCCTCTGCTTTTTCAAG GTATGGTGACAAAAAGATGCATCATTCTTCTCAAAAGCCAGTTTCTTCTTTATTCATTCACACCAGAGAATCCATCGATAAACCTCAGCCGCATGTCAGTACAAATAGCTCCTTTAATGAGAAGGATGGTACCATTTTTCCTTCTCATCCTGTACGAGAGAATGCttcggttggtcattcctctgatggGGCTAATTCCTTTTTTCGGCATCCCCAGTCTGGCATTTTGTCAGTGCCAGTTTCTGTTGGAGAGATTCCTTACCAAAGCATGTGTGCAGGATATCATACCATCCTGCAACCAATGTTCTACCCTGAATCCTCTCAACCACAAAATTTGTCTGCCTCAGAGGATCCAGGAGCAACCTCTTGCACTCCTTTGAAAAAATCCAATCAGAGTGCCAGCTCTAACCAGGATATTTACAAGGTTTGTGGAAAAAATGATTGTGACAAGACTACAGAAGCTGCTGCAAATGCAGTCAATTCTTTAGAAAATTGGAATGATATATTCATCCAGAACTCTGGCAGAGAAGGGTTGGATTGTGATCGTGCTCGTCGAGAGGCTGCATTAATAAAATTCCGCTTGAAAAGAAAAGACAGATGCTTTGAGAAAAAG GTTAGATACCACAGTAGGAAGACGCTAGCAGAACAGCGGCTGAGGATAAAAGGGCAATTTGTGCGTAAAAAAGCAACTAATTCGGCAACTGTAACAGAATCAGAAGACTAA
- the LOC135592733 gene encoding two-component response regulator-like APRR9 isoform X1 → MEVGVRSDRDEGAPTATADARDSGGGSRDADDAVRTGESVAVGAGPRSELQVVRWERFLPRRSLRILVVEHDDSTRHIVMVLLRKCSYNVVAVADGLKAWEVLKEKRYNFDLVLTEVDIPSLSGIGLLSKIMAAEQCKNIPVIMMSSRDSISVVHKCMLNGAVDFLVKPVRKNELRNLWQHVWRRRWSSRSTAASDNIAAINHVSVNSGNGSKTGENSDRGDAQQISGSKPEMENKIVQKNMPKAEDPGNGTEVITNQSKNYDDHETRDEASEPKAQVNQSIQEAFSLGHKEDKFFLYNTSTSREEELAFLRLKNREDIEPKPYCQPDATTDILQNVINFIEPRGSRRCMSAALGKVSFRDDVLCETPTSSHGKSTYEFGSSQLHELSLRRPQINGCVSLEFKEKHVLNHSNASAFSRYGDKKMHHSSQKPVSSLFIHTRESIDKPQPHVSTNSSFNEKDGTIFPSHPVRENASVGHSSDGANSFFRHPQSGILSVPVSVGEIPYQSMCAGYHTILQPMFYPESSQPQNLSASEDPGATSCTPLKKSNQSASSNQDIYKVCGKNDCDKTTEAAANAVNSLENWNDIFIQNSGREGLDCDRARREAALIKFRLKRKDRCFEKKVRYHSRKTLAEQRLRIKGQFVRKKATNSATVTESED, encoded by the exons ATGGAGGTGGGGGTGAGGAGTGATCGGGACGAGGGGGCGCCAACGGCTACGGCGGATGCGAGGGACAGCGGGGGAGGATCGCGCGACGCTGACGATGCGGTGCGGACAGGGGAGAGCGTCGCGGTCGGTGCCGGCCCGAGATCCGAACTGCAGGTGGTTCGGTGGGAGAGGTTCCTCCCCCGGAGATCACTCCGCATCCTCGTCGTTGAGCACGACGACTCCACCCGGCACATCGTCATGGTGCTGCTCCGGAAATGCAGCTACAACG TCGTGGCGGTCGCGGACGGGCTCAAGGCGTGGGAAGTCTTGAAGGAGAAGCGCTACAACTTCGACCTCGTGCTCACGGAGGTGGACATACCTTCGCTTTCCGGGATTGGGTTGCTCTCCAAAATTATGGCTGCCGAGCAGTGCAAAAACATTCCTGTGATCA TGATGTCCTCCCGAGATTCTATCAGTGTTGTGCACAAATGCATGCTAAATGGTGCTGTAGATTTTCTTGTGAAACCAGTAAGGAAGAATGAGTTGCGGAACTTATGGCAGCATGTTTGGAGGAGGCGTTGG TCAAGTAGGAGCACAGCTGCCTCGGACAACATTGCTGCTATCAATCATGTGAGTGTGAATTCTGGGAATGGATCCAAGACTGGGGAAAACAGTGATAGGGGTGATGCTCAG CAGATTTCCGGTAGTAAGCCAGAGATGGAAAACAAAATTGTCCAGAAGAACATGCCAAAAGCAGAGGATCCTGGTAATGGCACCGAAGTTATCACAAATCAATCAAAGAATTATGATGATCATGAAACCAGAG ATGAAGCTTCTGAACCGAAGGCCCAGGTCAATCAGTCAATTCAAGAGGCTTTTTCGTTGGGGCATAAAGAggataaattttttttgtataatacaTCCACGTCTAGGGAGGAAGAACTGGCATTTCTGAGACTCAAAAACCGTGAGGACATTGAACCAAAGCCATACTGTCAACCTGATGCTACAACAGATATTTTGCAGAATGTCATAAACTTCATTGAACCAAGAGGTAGCCGAAGATGTATGTCTGCAGCCTTGGGAAAGGTTTCATTTAGGGATGATGTCCTGTGTGAAACCCCAACATCTTCTCATGGAAAGAGTACATATGAATTTGGTTCCTCCCAGCTACATGAGCTTTCTTTGAGAAGACCACAAATTAATGGCTGTGTAAGTCTGGAGTTCAAGGAAAAGCATGTCCTGAACCATTCTAATGCCTCTGCTTTTTCAAG GTATGGTGACAAAAAGATGCATCATTCTTCTCAAAAGCCAGTTTCTTCTTTATTCATTCACACCAGAGAATCCATCGATAAACCTCAGCCGCATGTCAGTACAAATAGCTCCTTTAATGAGAAGGATGGTACCATTTTTCCTTCTCATCCTGTACGAGAGAATGCttcggttggtcattcctctgatggGGCTAATTCCTTTTTTCGGCATCCCCAGTCTGGCATTTTGTCAGTGCCAGTTTCTGTTGGAGAGATTCCTTACCAAAGCATGTGTGCAGGATATCATACCATCCTGCAACCAATGTTCTACCCTGAATCCTCTCAACCACAAAATTTGTCTGCCTCAGAGGATCCAGGAGCAACCTCTTGCACTCCTTTGAAAAAATCCAATCAGAGTGCCAGCTCTAACCAGGATATTTACAAGGTTTGTGGAAAAAATGATTGTGACAAGACTACAGAAGCTGCTGCAAATGCAGTCAATTCTTTAGAAAATTGGAATGATATATTCATCCAGAACTCTGGCAGAGAAGGGTTGGATTGTGATCGTGCTCGTCGAGAGGCTGCATTAATAAAATTCCGCTTGAAAAGAAAAGACAGATGCTTTGAGAAAAAG GTTAGATACCACAGTAGGAAGACGCTAGCAGAACAGCGGCTGAGGATAAAAGGGCAATTTGTGCGTAAAAAAGCAACTAATTCGGCAACTGTAACAGAATCAGAAGACTAA